TCCACTGCGATCTGTCAAGAGCGGCGCACTCTAAGCTCATCGACAAGCTCGTCGAGCTGCAGAGCTTCTTCAATTACAAGCAGGTCGGCATCGATGCGAACTCGCTCGACAAAGCTAAATCAGATCCCAACCCCTGCAGCTTCGAGCTCGTGCTGCGTGAACGGCAACAGGCGGCCAGGGTCACCGTGCCACACAAACTCGTCTGGCATACCACGCCGAAGCTCGCGCGCATACAGGCGATCGAGCCCTACTACTCCAACGGCCAGCTGCTCTTTCTCGATACCTGAAACCAGGACTATCCCGAGCTCGTCGAGCAGCTGATCCATTATCCGCTTGCAGCGCATGACGACGGCCCGGATGCGCTCGCTGGCGCGATCGCGCTGATACTTGCAAATGAGAAAGCGCGACGGCAGGTGCTTATACCGCGTGCACGCTAGCCTTACGCTTATGGAAAGTGAAGAAAGCTTCTGTCGAGGCATTTTTTCTCAAAATAACCTGTCTAGCTGAAGTTACGTCTCCTCTGCTCGCTCCTAAAGTCGGAGAAAAAACCCAATTTATTATCGTTAGAGCTAGAGCATTTCAAATCTAATGAACTGTTACCGCATGAATATTCTCTCTATTTGTTCTTTGATTTCCGGCTTCAGGTAAATGTGGCTGAAAACACCTCCCGAACTTTTTCGCAACCCCATAGTCTCGATCAGGCTCTCGTATCTGCCACCGCCTATGCCGTTTGCGATAATTGCCGCGCCCTCTGCAGCTTCCTTTACTGCACCGCCGGCCCTTGTCAGCGTTCTTATCCCTGCGTTGATTCCGAGTTCGCCGAGATGATCATGCAGTACAGATCTCACGTCCTGAACAAATGGGTCTATCCTTGTGAACCGACCACTCAGTAATATCTCCCGTGGCTCGCGGACTGACGAGAGCATGAGATATGTGTCCTTGAGTATCGCTTCGAGCATGGCGGAATAAGCGAGCGCCATCTGCTCGGAATTCCGTGCGCTGCTAATGAATTCCTCAATTGACATCTGCTGAGGATTTACAGCTGCAATAGCTGCTGCACCACCATCGAAGAGCGGCATCTTCGAAAAATCCGCGATTGTATTCGCCAAGGCGTAGGCAAGTTCGCCATCCATTGCGCCCATGCCCATGTACCCGACGCCGCCCATAGTTCCGCCGACGCCGTCGACTATTTTACCGTTCTCTATGCCCATTGCAGCCGTGTAGCCGAAGCCGATCTCCAGAATAATGAACGAAGTTTCT
The window above is part of the Methanomicrobia archaeon genome. Proteins encoded here:
- a CDS encoding DUF1464 domain-containing protein — translated: MVTAIGIDPGTKSMDLFGFDDATNEVFIDLAVPRAEVTKNPGIVLDAIQALERDIDVIVGPSGYGLPMVKASDAVDAEINAATFITQADVARRLNIVGLRELMFLMKASNLNIWFPPGVIMLPTVPEYRKINRIDMGTADKVFTAVSGVRDQAEKYGLEYSETSFIILEIGFGYTAAMGIENGKIVDGVGGTMGGVGYMGMGAMDGELAYALANTIADFSKMPLFDGGAAAIAAVNPQQMSIEEFISSARNSEQMALAYSAMLEAILKDTYLMLSSVREPREILLSGRFTRIDPFVQDVRSVLHDHLGELGINAGIRTLTRAGGAVKEAAEGAAIIANGIGGGRYESLIETMGLRKSSGGVFSHIYLKPEIKEQIERIFMR